Sequence from the Borreliella afzelii genome:
TTTTTGAATTTTTTAGAAATATGAGTAATGTCAATTTGATTGTCTTTGAATTTGTGTTTGGTTTTTTGGAAAAGATAAGTACGCCTAGTATCAAGATTTTTATCTTCGAAATGATTTTTATGAGCTATTTGAATAGCGTCGAATTCGTGTGAGTTAATGACAATTTCTCTAATGCAGGCGATACTTCTTTTTTTAGCTACATTCACTTTTATATTGTAATAAGTTTCTCCAGTTTCGCTTAATAACTGGGTAATATCTTCCATCTTTACTTTTTGCATTTCAGTACCCCTACACCCACTTATTGAGAGTAGATGTACGAACCAGCCAGATATTGGATCAGTTTGTTTTAACTGTTTAATACATTTTAGAATTAGTTTGATAGTTTTAGGAGTTAAGTAGAACTTAGGGCTGGGTTTTAGATTTTCTTTTTTGCTTTTAGTTGAATTTTCTAGTGTATTTTTTAGGATTTTATTTTCATCTATTACTTTTTGATAATCTTTTAGTAGTTTAAGAATGAAATCTGTGTTTCCTTTATTTAAATTAAGATAATTATTAAAGTCCATAGAATCCTCTTTTTACAAGTGTTACTTTCAAATTAAGTAAAAGTAATAAAAATATATAAAAATTGCAATTTACATTTTACCAAAAACTTAAAATTTTAGTCAAATCATGGTGCTTCTCATTGCATGGGAAATTTGGGATGTAGAGTGGCTGTATTGGGGAGAAGTGGCCCTTTCTAAGGGGTGCACCCAAGAAAGATATAATACTTTGGGTGATATATAGCAAAGACTCTGAAATTTAATTTGTATGTGTTTTGTGATCTTTTGTAATGAGCTTGCCATTTGCAATGGAGAGATTTTTAAGAGTTGGTTAAAATTACATTTGAGTTTTGTTACTATGTAATCCAAAATGTAACAAAATTAAATATTTAAATCTTTAAAAAATTGTATTTATTAGAGATTGTATTATGTTTAGCCTTACGGAGTAACTTATGAATAAAAAAATAAAAATGTTTGTTATTTGTGCTGTTTTTGTACTGATAAGTTCTTGCAAGAATGATGTAAATAGTAAAGATTTAGAAAATTCAGAACAATCAGAGCAAGAGTTAAAAAGTCCAAAACAAATAGAACAAGAGATAAAAAAAGAATTTAATGGATTGTTAAATATTTTAGAGAAAAAAGACATATCTAATTTAGATGAAAAAGATACGAAAGAAATTGAAAAAACAATTCAAGAATTAAAGGATAAAATAGAAAAAACGGAGGCCAAAAAAACTCCTCTTAAAACATATCTTGAGTATGAAAAAAAAGTAAAAGAAATAAGAGAAAAATTAAAAGATAAAGGAGAGCTTGAAAACAAATTAAAGGAACTTGAAGAAAGTTTAAAAAAGAAAAAAGATGATAGAAGAAAAGCTTTAGAAGAGGCTAAACAGACATTTCAAGGATATAAAGGACAAGTTGACACTGCAACTGGAGAAACTCAAGGCCACCAAGCTCAAAATCAAAGAGGCAGTGGAGCACAAGCCTGGACAAAAGCTAGAGAATATGGGTTAAGTGTAAATTCTACTAGTTTTGGTACTGATACAGGTGTTATGTCAAGTGGAATAATAGATGAGGCGATTAAGCA
This genomic interval carries:
- a CDS encoding tyrosine-type recombinase/integrase, whose protein sequence is MDFNNYLNLNKGNTDFILKLLKDYQKVIDENKILKNTLENSTKSKKENLKPSPKFYLTPKTIKLILKCIKQLKQTDPISGWFVHLLSISGCRGTEMQKVKMEDITQLLSETGETYYNIKVNVAKKRSIACIREIVINSHEFDAIQIAHKNHFEDKNLDTRRTYLFQKTKHKFKDNQIDITHISKKFKNLLKKSGFKVNKSLHLCRNLFISNLKANGYNSFQIKELMKYSSTNEIDNIYGLSSANKIQAYKLAKNSLKL
- a CDS encoding ErpL protein is translated as MNKKIKMFVICAVFVLISSCKNDVNSKDLENSEQSEQELKSPKQIEQEIKKEFNGLLNILEKKDISNLDEKDTKEIEKTIQELKDKIEKTEAKKTPLKTYLEYEKKVKEIREKLKDKGELENKLKELEESLKKKKDDRRKALEEAKQTFQGYKGQVDTATGETQGHQAQNQRGSGAQAWTKAREYGLSVNSTSFGTDTGVMSSGIIDEAIKQIEEELKDIGEGTQILENKK